The Mauremys mutica isolate MM-2020 ecotype Southern chromosome 1, ASM2049712v1, whole genome shotgun sequence genome has a segment encoding these proteins:
- the LOC123374366 gene encoding olfactory receptor 51G2-like — translation MSAVNDTKFKFAVFLLTGIPGQEDVYIWISIPFCIMYVISIVGNSAILFIIKIDPSLHEPMYIFLSMLAVTDLALSISTIPTILGIFLFNVREISLNACFAQLFFIHSLQCIESSVLLLMSFDRFTAICNPLRYASILTLARIAKMGLVCVLRGVAVIFPLPILLKRFRYCRANVLSHSYCLHQEVMKMACSDITDNSIYGLSVAFFTTWLDSLLIFFSYVMILKTVLSIASQAECLRALNTCVSHLCAVLLFYIPEFGLSLVHRFGNSSSPLLQILLGYIYLLVPPLMNPIVYSVKSRHLRARIIRVFVK, via the coding sequence atgtcagctgtcaatgacaccaaattcaAATTTGCAGTGTTCCTCCTCaccgggatacctgggcaggaagaTGTCTATATTTGGATCTCTATCCCCTTCTGCATAATGTATGTTATTTCCATAGTAGGAAATTCAGccattctgttcattataaaaatagatccaagcctccatgagcccatgtacattttcctttccatgttggctgTCACAGACCTTGCCTTATCTATATCCACCATACCAACGATACTGGGCATATTCTTGTTTAATGTTAGGGAGATCAGCCTCAATGCCTGTTttgcccagctgttcttcatccactcGCTTCAGTGCATTGAATCCTCCGTCCTCTTGTTGATGTCCTTTGACCGCTTCACTGCGATCTGTAACCCTCTGAGATATGCTTCCATCTTAACCCTGGCAAGAATAGCCAAGATGGGACTTGTGTGTGTGCTAAGAGGGGTGGCCGTAATATTCCCACTCCCCATTCTCCTGAAACGGTTCCGATACTGTCgagccaatgtcctctcccattcctactgcctgcaccaggaGGTCATGAAAATGGCTTGTTCAGACATCACAGACAACAGCATCTATGGCTTATCTGTTGCATTCTTTACAACGTGGTTGGACTCGCTGCTCATATTCTTCTCTTATGTGATGATCctcaaaacagtgctgagcatcgCGTCCCAGGCGGAGTGCCTCAGGGCCTTGAACACCTGTGTTTCCCACCTCTGTGCCGTCCTGCTCTTCTACATACCGGAGTTTGGCTTGTCTCTGGTACATAGATTTGGGAATAGCTcttctcccttgcttcagattcTCCTGGGCTACATCTACCTGCTGGTTCCACCCCTGATGAACCCAATTGTGTACAGTGTGAAAAGTAGACACCTTCGTGCGAGGATAATCAGGGTGTTTGTCAAATGA
- the LOC123374360 gene encoding olfactory receptor 51G2-like, producing MSAVNDTKFKSAVFLLTGIPGQEDVHHWISILFCFMYVISILGNSVILFIIKTDASLHEPMYIFLSMLAVTDLGLSIVTIPTILGIFLFNSREISFDACFAQLFFIHSLQFIESSMLLLMAFDRFIAICNPLRYASILTLPRIAEMGFVCVLRGMVLVFPVPFLLKRFQYCRANVLSHSYCLHQDVIKMACSDITFNSIYGLFVTLLTVGLDSLLIFFSYVMILKTVLSIASQAECLRALNTCVSHLCAVLLFYTPEIGLSVLHRFGKGSSPLLQILLGYIYLLVPPLINPIVYSVKSKHLRSRIIRVFIK from the coding sequence atgtcagctgtcaatgacaccaaattcaAATCTGCAGTGTTCCTGCTCaccgggatacctgggcaggaagacGTCCATCACTGGATCTCCATCCTCTTTTGTTTCATGTATGTTATTTCAATAttaggaaattcagtcattctgttcattattAAAACAGATgcaagcctccatgagcccatgtacattttcctttccatgttggctgTCACAGACCTTGGCTTATCGATAGTCACAATACCAACGATCTTGGGCATATTCTTGTTTAACTCTAGGGAGATCAGCTTTGATGCCTGTTttgcccagctgttcttcatACACTCGCTTCAATTCATTGAATCCTCCATGCTCTTGCTCATGGCCTTTGACCGTTTCATCGCAATCTGTAATCCATTGAGATATGCTTCCATCTTAACCCTGCCGAGAATAGCTGAGatgggatttgtgtgtgtgctaAGAGGGATGGTCCTAGTATTCCCAGTCCCCTTTCTCCTAAAACGGTTCCAATATTGTCgagccaatgtcctctcccattcctactgcctgcaccaggaCGTTATTAAGATGGCTTGTTCGGACATAACATTCAATAGCATCTATGGCTTGTTTGTTACACTGTTAACGGTGGGTTTGGACTCGCTGCTCATATTCTTCTCTTATGTGATGATCctcaaaacagtgctgagcatcgCGTCCCAGGCGGAGTGCCTCAGGGCCTTGAacacctgcgtctcccacctctgcgccGTCCTGCTCTTCTACACTCCAGAAATTGGCTTGTCTGTGTTACACAGATTTGGGAAGGGTTcttctcccttgcttcagattcTCCTGGGCTACATTTACTTGCTGGTCCCACCTCTGATTAATCCAATTGTGTACAgcgtgaaaagcaaacaccttcgttCTAGAATAATCAGGGTGTTCATCAAATGA
- the LOC123377075 gene encoding olfactory receptor 52H1-like, translating into MSDSNTTDFTNPSTFILLGIPGLEVVHIWISIPFCTMYVIAILGNFIILFIVKTEPSLHGPMYYFLCMLAITDLVLCTCTIPKMLSIFWFNSREINFSACLTQMFFINCFFAMESGIFMAMAFDRYVAICDPLRHSTTLRNPVVAKIGLAVTLRGSMLALPCSLLASQWPYCRTNIIPHTCCEHMAVVNLACANILISSYYGLTVANLVIAVDVFFIAMSYTQILRAIFSLPTKDARLKTFGTCGSHLCSILVFYIPGLFSVLTYRFGHHVALPFHVLFANVCILVPPMLNPIIFGVRTKRIRDRLLRLFTHKET; encoded by the coding sequence atgtcagattccaacacaaccgacttcaccaacccctccaccttcatcctgctgggcattcctggcctggaggtggtccatatctggatctccatccccttctgcaccatgtatgtcatagccatcttggggaacttcatcATCCTGTTTATTGTGAAGACGGAGCCAAGCCTCCATGGCCCCATGTACTATTttctctgcatgctggccatcaccgaCCTCGTGCTGTGCACGTGCACGAttcccaaaatgctgagcatcttctggttcaattccagggagatcaatttcagtgcctgtctcacccagatgttcttcattAATTGCTTCTTTGCAATGGAGTCTGGGATCTTcatggccatggcttttgatcgctatgtggccatctgtgatcccctgagacattccaccacccTGAGAAATCCTGTGGTGGCCAAGATCGGCCTGGCTGTGACGTTGCGTGGCAGCATGCTCGCACTGCCCTGTTCCTTGCTAGCAAgtcagtggccatattgcagaaccaacatcatcccccacacaTGCTGCGAGCACATGGCCGTGGTGAATCTGGCCTGTGCTAACATCCTCATCAGTAGTTACTACGGCCTCACTGTGGCAAACTTGGTCATCGCTGTAGATGTGTTTTTTATTGCCAtgtcctatacccagatccttagggccatcttcagcctccccacaaaggacgcccggctcaagacttttgggacctgtgGCTCCCACCTCTGTTCCATTTTAGTCTTTTACATCCCAGGTCTCTTCTCTGTCCTCACGTATCGGTTTGGCCACCATGTGGCCCTGCCTTTCCATGTTCTCTTTGCTAATGTGTGCAtcctggtgccccccatgctaaATCCCATCATTttcggggtgaggaccaaacggatccgggacaggctgctccggctTTTTACTCATAAAGAGACCTAA